The following proteins are co-located in the Pedobacter sp. FW305-3-2-15-E-R2A2 genome:
- a CDS encoding methylated-DNA--[protein]-cysteine S-methyltransferase has product MNIQYCSILQSPLGPISIIADEQFVQAITFKENLITEPQENEVTKLAVSQLTAYFEGNLKTFTLPIKQTGTAFQQEVWSALLTIDYGVTRSYLQMAKQMNNVLAIRAMAAANGKNNLAIVVPCHRVIGSDGTLVGYAGSLWRKKWLLDHEREVSQQGQMTLKF; this is encoded by the coding sequence ATGAATATTCAGTATTGCAGTATTTTACAAAGTCCGCTTGGCCCTATCAGCATCATTGCTGATGAGCAGTTTGTACAGGCAATCACCTTCAAGGAAAATCTCATCACTGAGCCGCAGGAGAATGAGGTCACAAAACTGGCTGTTTCGCAATTAACGGCTTATTTTGAAGGGAACTTAAAGACGTTTACCTTACCCATTAAACAAACCGGAACAGCATTCCAGCAAGAAGTCTGGTCTGCCCTGCTTACCATAGATTACGGGGTAACCAGGTCTTACCTGCAAATGGCAAAGCAGATGAACAATGTGTTGGCCATAAGGGCGATGGCCGCAGCGAATGGAAAGAATAACCTTGCCATTGTTGTACCTTGTCACAGGGTGATCGGAAGTGATGGCACTTTAGTCGGTTATGCCGGATCGCTCTGGCGCAAGAAATGGTTGCTGGACCATGAACGGGAAGTTAGTCAGCAGGGACAAATGACCTTAAAATTCTAA
- the gldC gene encoding gliding motility protein GldC — translation MKQAEIKITVQLDDNNVPDNILWESTDSKSQEQVPVKSMMLALWDHNYKNSMRIDLWTKDMPVDEMKRFFYETLQTMGDSFLKATGEKLIIEDLRDYCAHFADKMGINTQQ, via the coding sequence ATGAAACAAGCAGAAATTAAAATTACGGTGCAGTTAGATGATAACAATGTACCTGACAATATCCTTTGGGAATCTACAGACTCGAAAAGTCAGGAGCAGGTGCCTGTAAAGTCAATGATGTTGGCCCTTTGGGACCATAATTATAAGAACTCTATGCGCATTGACTTATGGACTAAAGACATGCCTGTTGATGAAATGAAAAGGTTCTTTTATGAAACTTTGCAAACCATGGGGGATAGCTTCCTTAAAGCTACCGGAGAGAAGTTAATCATCGAAGATCTGCGTGATTACTGTGCGCATTTTGCCGATAAAATGGGCATCAATACACAACAATAA
- a CDS encoding DEAD/DEAH box helicase yields the protein MPKTFEEFNLNRQILNAVADAGFTHATPIQEKAIAPVLSGQDIFGIAETGTGKTAAYVLPILMQLKYAQGDAARALILAPTRELAMQITEHIKIFSKYTDLRTVVVYGGLGPKTQIEQIKAGVDIIVATPGRFLDIYLAGHINTQYLKFLVLDEADKMMDMGFIGSIHRILEVVPRRRQNLLFSATMSDLVQKIAGDFLKHPTIIEVGLQATPAQTVTQTLYEVPNLKTKINLLQHLLKNDEEFKRLIIFCKTKTVADNIFSFIERKFGAEAVRVIHANKGQNTRINSINSFKEGNVRVLVATDVASRGIDVSEVSHVINFDVPIIIEDYVHRIGRTGRAYAKGDALTFFTPAEKYYIEKIQKLIRQEIPVVPLPTEVFVEETPYEERQAIARAIDDQKRKDDPDFKGAFHEKKHAASIAAAEREKNKNKTPSWKSKKFKKRK from the coding sequence ATGCCCAAAACATTTGAAGAGTTTAACCTTAATCGCCAGATTTTAAATGCTGTAGCTGATGCCGGGTTTACTCATGCCACCCCAATACAAGAAAAAGCAATTGCGCCTGTTTTATCAGGACAGGACATCTTCGGCATTGCTGAAACCGGAACAGGAAAGACAGCAGCCTATGTTTTGCCGATCTTAATGCAATTAAAATATGCACAGGGAGATGCTGCCCGTGCCTTAATCCTGGCTCCGACAAGAGAGCTGGCGATGCAGATTACTGAACATATCAAGATTTTCTCAAAATATACAGACCTCCGTACCGTAGTGGTTTATGGTGGTCTTGGTCCGAAAACACAAATTGAACAGATCAAAGCGGGTGTCGATATTATTGTTGCCACTCCCGGAAGATTCCTGGATATTTATCTTGCAGGACACATCAACACCCAGTATTTGAAATTCCTGGTTTTAGATGAGGCGGATAAAATGATGGATATGGGCTTTATCGGTTCGATTCACCGCATTTTGGAAGTGGTTCCCCGCAGACGTCAGAACCTGTTGTTTTCTGCAACGATGAGTGATCTGGTACAAAAGATTGCAGGAGATTTTCTGAAGCATCCTACCATTATCGAGGTGGGCTTACAGGCTACACCTGCGCAGACGGTTACGCAAACACTGTATGAGGTGCCCAATTTAAAAACAAAGATCAATCTTTTGCAGCACCTGCTGAAAAATGATGAGGAGTTTAAAAGACTGATCATTTTCTGTAAGACCAAAACCGTAGCGGATAACATCTTTAGCTTTATCGAACGTAAATTCGGTGCAGAAGCAGTAAGGGTAATCCATGCGAATAAAGGACAGAATACCAGGATTAACTCGATCAATAGCTTTAAAGAAGGAAATGTCAGGGTATTGGTGGCTACAGATGTGGCTTCCCGTGGAATTGATGTTTCTGAAGTAAGTCATGTGATCAATTTCGATGTGCCGATCATTATCGAAGATTATGTTCATAGAATCGGACGTACCGGCCGTGCTTATGCGAAAGGTGATGCCCTTACTTTTTTCACACCTGCGGAAAAATATTACATTGAGAAAATACAAAAGTTAATCAGACAGGAGATTCCTGTAGTACCTTTGCCGACGGAAGTTTTTGTGGAAGAAACTCCTTATGAAGAACGTCAGGCCATTGCCAGGGCTATTGACGACCAGAAACGTAAGGATGATCCTGATTTTAAAGGAGCTTTCCATGAGAAAAAACATGCGGCATCGATTGCTGCGGCAGAAAGGGAGAAGAACAAAAACAAAACTCCTTCCTGGAAGTCAAAGAAATTCAAAAAAAGGAAATAA
- the dnaK gene encoding molecular chaperone DnaK, translating to MAKISINLATGSLQQEEIIVGIDLGTTNSLVAFINPDKNPQVINDTGKGLLVPSVVHFNAKGDALVGNEAKEFLITDPANTIFSVKRLLGRSYKDVASHQDTFSYKIIDDENDSLVKIKAGDKFYTPIELSAEILKELKARAEHALKTPVNRAVITVPAYFNDSQRQATRDAGRLAGLDVLRIVNEPTAASLAYGLGLDPNQQKTIAVYDLGGGTFDVSILSIQNGIFEVLSTNGNTFLGGDDFDRSIVHYWIEKNKLDAATLAQDSGLMQSLRLKAEEAKKALSSQNLFNEQIGDIWCTLDKQTFEALIAPKVAETLNSCKQALTDSKLTVAEIDEVVLVGGSTRTPYVKAQVAEFFGRPPHDQINPDEVVALGAAIQADILAGNRSDILLLDVTPLSLGIETMGGLMDVIIPRNAKVPTKAGRQYTTSIDGQVNMKISVFQGERDLVQENRKLAEFDLKGIPAMPAGLPKVDINFMLNADGILTVQAIELRSGVKQEIDITPSYGLTDDTVEKMLIDSITHAKSDVAQRMLIEARSEGEQLAYTAERFIEKHGSFLTTAEIEATKTHIEALKLALAKAEKDEILKKADELNEFTRPFAERVMDVAVSSAMKGKSIDK from the coding sequence ATGGCAAAGATATCCATTAACCTGGCAACAGGCTCCCTGCAACAAGAAGAAATCATCGTCGGTATTGACCTTGGTACCACCAATAGTCTGGTGGCCTTTATTAACCCGGACAAAAACCCACAGGTGATTAATGATACCGGAAAGGGCTTATTGGTTCCTTCAGTGGTGCATTTTAATGCCAAAGGAGATGCGCTGGTAGGAAATGAAGCCAAAGAATTTTTAATTACCGACCCTGCAAATACCATCTTTTCTGTAAAAAGATTGCTGGGCAGGTCTTATAAAGATGTGGCCAGTCACCAGGATACCTTTTCTTATAAAATCATTGATGATGAAAATGATTCACTGGTAAAAATTAAAGCTGGTGATAAATTTTATACCCCTATAGAGCTTTCTGCGGAGATTCTTAAAGAATTGAAGGCAAGGGCTGAACATGCTTTAAAAACACCGGTAAACCGCGCCGTGATCACCGTTCCTGCTTATTTTAACGATAGCCAGCGGCAAGCAACGCGGGATGCAGGCAGGTTAGCAGGTCTTGATGTCTTGCGAATCGTAAACGAACCTACTGCAGCCAGTCTGGCCTACGGTCTGGGCCTTGATCCCAATCAACAGAAAACAATTGCCGTATATGACCTTGGAGGCGGAACCTTTGATGTGTCGATCTTATCCATACAAAACGGCATCTTTGAAGTGTTGTCCACCAATGGAAATACCTTTTTAGGGGGGGATGATTTTGACCGTTCCATTGTTCATTACTGGATAGAGAAAAATAAACTTGATGCAGCAACCCTGGCTCAGGATTCCGGATTAATGCAATCCCTGAGGTTAAAAGCAGAAGAAGCAAAAAAAGCACTGAGTAGCCAGAACCTGTTCAATGAGCAGATCGGCGACATCTGGTGTACTTTAGATAAACAAACTTTTGAAGCGCTGATTGCACCGAAAGTAGCCGAAACCTTGAACTCCTGCAAACAGGCTTTAACGGATTCCAAACTTACCGTTGCAGAGATTGATGAAGTGGTGCTGGTTGGAGGTTCTACCCGGACTCCGTATGTAAAAGCACAGGTTGCTGAATTTTTTGGCCGCCCTCCTCATGATCAGATCAACCCGGATGAAGTGGTTGCCCTTGGTGCAGCCATTCAGGCAGATATCCTGGCCGGAAACCGCTCCGATATTCTTTTACTGGATGTTACCCCACTTTCCCTGGGTATTGAAACCATGGGCGGACTCATGGATGTGATCATTCCCAGAAATGCAAAAGTACCTACGAAAGCAGGAAGACAATATACCACCTCTATCGACGGACAGGTAAACATGAAAATCTCTGTCTTTCAGGGAGAGCGTGACCTGGTACAGGAGAATAGAAAATTAGCAGAATTTGACCTGAAAGGCATTCCTGCCATGCCTGCCGGATTACCGAAGGTAGACATCAACTTTATGCTCAACGCCGATGGCATCCTAACCGTTCAGGCGATAGAGTTAAGGTCAGGTGTAAAACAGGAGATTGACATTACACCAAGTTATGGCCTGACCGATGATACGGTAGAGAAAATGCTGATCGACAGCATTACTCATGCCAAGAGTGACGTGGCACAGCGCATGCTCATTGAGGCCAGAAGCGAGGGCGAGCAATTGGCCTATACCGCAGAACGTTTTATTGAAAAGCATGGCAGCTTCCTGACAACAGCGGAAATTGAAGCTACGAAAACACATATTGAAGCGCTTAAACTCGCTTTAGCGAAGGCAGAAAAAGATGAGATTCTTAAGAAAGCCGATGAACTGAATGAATTTACCCGTCCATTTGCCGAGCGTGTGATGGATGTGGCGGTATCCTCCGCCATGAAAGGAAAAAGCATAGATAAATAA
- a CDS encoding YetF domain-containing protein has product MNQYLDIILRSLAVYAFMLIAIRLTGKKELSQLNTTDVVLILLISNAVQNAMVGNNTSLLGGLVAAAVLFALNYALKKLMFKSKKFRELVSEKPEILIHNGNLDFATLAKLDISNEELREAMREHGVEKYKDVKLAMFETDGNISIITGSGDLKQTQYKRKKKHKSLGSLN; this is encoded by the coding sequence ATGAACCAATACCTCGACATCATACTAAGAAGCCTTGCCGTCTACGCGTTTATGCTGATTGCCATCCGTTTAACCGGAAAAAAGGAACTCTCCCAGCTAAACACGACCGATGTGGTATTGATCTTACTCATCAGTAATGCCGTTCAGAATGCCATGGTAGGCAACAACACCAGTCTGCTGGGAGGCTTGGTTGCTGCCGCAGTCCTGTTTGCCCTGAATTACGCCCTAAAAAAGCTGATGTTCAAAAGTAAAAAGTTTAGGGAACTCGTCTCGGAAAAGCCAGAAATCCTGATCCACAATGGGAACCTCGATTTCGCTACACTCGCTAAGCTGGACATCAGTAATGAAGAACTACGCGAAGCAATGAGGGAGCATGGGGTAGAGAAATACAAAGATGTAAAACTGGCCATGTTTGAAACAGACGGCAATATCAGCATCATTACCGGCTCGGGAGACCTGAAGCAAACCCAATACAAGCGCAAAAAGAAGCACAAATCTCTGGGCTCACTGAATTAA
- a CDS encoding DUF3810 domain-containing protein: MTLKDKPGIKQFVLLFLLSGLVFLAGMNSSFIENFYSDGFYQVISVVQRFLSSIFPFALGDFLYLLLVLYALRSIYLFFRKLSQKKLKSEDRIRIPLQLLNFFLILYLIFKILWGLNYSRPSISKRLGIPDEKYTTTELVLLGEYFIDKLNALQHLKKENYNIDELESKAKEAYDLMKKTNAFFQYRSPSVKAVLNSWIVTKIGIEGYYNPLSGEANVNMRLPAVSLPFVTCHEIAHQLGIGREDEANLIGYLTAIHSKDENFRYSAAYNMLRSILFEIRIKSPEDYQRLYASINPETIKDFKTERAFWQKYNSDMYGYMGVALDGFLKLNNQSKGTDSYQDIVIWLYNIHKKELMHKKP; encoded by the coding sequence ATGACATTAAAGGACAAACCAGGGATTAAACAGTTTGTCCTGTTGTTCCTCCTGTCGGGATTGGTATTTCTTGCCGGGATGAACAGCTCATTTATAGAAAATTTTTATTCTGATGGTTTCTATCAGGTCATCTCTGTTGTCCAGCGTTTTCTCAGCTCCATCTTCCCTTTTGCCCTTGGAGATTTCCTGTACCTTCTTCTGGTACTTTATGCATTGAGGAGCATCTATCTGTTCTTCAGAAAACTTTCTCAAAAGAAATTAAAATCCGAAGACCGGATCAGGATTCCTTTGCAGCTGCTGAATTTCTTTTTAATCTTATACCTGATTTTTAAAATCCTGTGGGGACTGAATTATTCACGTCCATCTATTTCCAAACGATTGGGAATTCCGGACGAAAAATACACCACCACAGAACTCGTTCTGCTGGGGGAGTATTTCATCGATAAGCTGAATGCACTTCAACACCTGAAAAAAGAAAACTACAACATTGATGAGCTGGAAAGTAAAGCAAAAGAGGCTTACGATCTGATGAAAAAAACAAACGCATTTTTTCAATACCGCAGCCCCTCAGTGAAAGCCGTCTTAAACAGCTGGATCGTCACCAAAATTGGCATTGAAGGCTATTACAATCCTTTGTCCGGAGAAGCAAATGTAAATATGAGACTGCCGGCGGTATCATTGCCTTTCGTTACCTGTCATGAAATTGCGCACCAGCTGGGCATAGGAAGAGAAGATGAAGCCAACCTGATCGGGTATTTAACAGCCATTCACAGCAAGGATGAAAATTTCCGTTATTCTGCTGCTTATAACATGCTGAGGAGCATTTTATTTGAGATCAGAATCAAATCTCCTGAAGATTACCAACGCCTGTATGCCAGCATCAATCCCGAAACCATTAAAGATTTCAAAACCGAAAGGGCCTTCTGGCAGAAATACAATAGCGATATGTATGGTTATATGGGCGTCGCTCTGGATGGTTTTCTAAAACTCAACAACCAGTCTAAAGGTACAGACAGCTATCAGGACATCGTCATCTGGTTGTATAATATCCATAAAAAGGAATTGATGCACAAAAAACCTTAA
- a CDS encoding dihydroorotase, producing MNTILIKAASVVNEGQIFVADVLIKDGFIEKIAPNIQAEGAKEINAEGLHLFPGMIDDQVHFREPGLTDKADIFTESMAAVAGGITSWMEMPNTVPNTLTQELLADKYRIASEVSLANYSFFMGASNDNLGEVLKTDPKNVCGIKVFMGSSTGNMLVDNEKVLENIFKDAPMLVATHCEDEKTIRENMAAYKEKYGDNITIDMHPLIRSAEACYLSSSMAVELAKKYDTRLHILHISTAREVALFDAVTPLKDKRITAEACIHHLWFDDQDYAAKGNWIKWNPAVKTAQDKDAILKGVLDGHIDIIATDHAPHTIAEKEQPYLKAPSGGPLVQHALSALLEMYHQKKITLEQIAEKTAHNVATCFNVDKRGFIREGYWADLVLVHLNDPVKVTRANLWYKCGWSPFEGQTFQAEITHTFVSGNLAYQKGKFMTDAIGKRLNFNR from the coding sequence ATGAACACCATTCTGATAAAAGCGGCCTCAGTGGTTAACGAAGGCCAAATCTTTGTTGCTGACGTACTCATTAAAGACGGATTTATTGAAAAAATCGCCCCGAATATCCAGGCGGAAGGCGCAAAAGAAATTAATGCGGAGGGCTTACACCTCTTTCCGGGTATGATCGACGACCAGGTCCATTTCAGGGAACCAGGTTTAACAGATAAAGCAGACATCTTTACTGAAAGCATGGCTGCAGTAGCCGGAGGAATTACCTCCTGGATGGAAATGCCGAATACTGTACCCAATACCCTGACACAGGAATTGCTGGCCGACAAATACCGGATTGCTTCTGAAGTTTCATTGGCCAATTACTCCTTTTTCATGGGAGCTTCCAATGACAACCTGGGAGAAGTCTTAAAAACAGACCCCAAAAATGTTTGCGGAATTAAAGTCTTCATGGGTTCTTCTACCGGAAACATGCTGGTTGACAATGAGAAAGTATTGGAAAACATTTTCAAAGATGCCCCAATGCTGGTTGCCACCCATTGCGAAGATGAAAAAACCATCCGGGAGAACATGGCCGCTTACAAAGAAAAATACGGAGACAACATCACGATAGACATGCACCCACTCATCAGAAGTGCAGAAGCTTGCTACCTCTCGTCATCGATGGCTGTTGAACTTGCTAAAAAATACGATACCCGTTTGCACATCCTTCACATCTCTACTGCCAGGGAAGTAGCCCTTTTTGATGCGGTTACTCCATTAAAAGACAAGAGAATTACCGCAGAAGCCTGTATCCATCACCTTTGGTTTGATGATCAGGATTATGCAGCTAAAGGCAACTGGATCAAATGGAACCCGGCTGTAAAAACAGCACAGGATAAAGACGCGATATTAAAGGGCGTATTGGATGGTCATATTGACATCATTGCAACCGATCATGCCCCACATACCATTGCAGAAAAAGAGCAACCTTACCTGAAAGCCCCTTCCGGAGGCCCATTGGTACAACATGCCTTATCGGCTTTACTGGAGATGTACCATCAAAAGAAAATTACACTGGAACAGATTGCTGAAAAAACAGCACACAATGTGGCCACTTGCTTCAACGTCGATAAAAGAGGATTTATCAGAGAAGGCTATTGGGCAGATCTGGTACTGGTTCACCTAAACGACCCCGTTAAAGTGACCAGGGCAAACCTATGGTACAAATGCGGATGGTCTCCTTTTGAGGGACAAACCTTCCAGGCTGAAATTACCCATACCTTCGTTTCCGGAAACCTGGCTTATCAAAAAGGGAAATTCATGACCGATGCGATTGGTAAAAGACTAAATTTCAATAGATAA
- a CDS encoding M1 family metallopeptidase: MKKNILRLLTIGLPVTLALIITTNTALHAQELYMPRNIKAAYDKGSRSKDGKPGKQYWQNKGKYDLHIQVNPDTKLVEGTETIKYTNNSPDTLRQVAIRFVNNLHKPEAPRSGYVSKDFLTSGLDIKSFEVDGQRYSLNTKDWGTVEDVPLKTALNPGQTAVFNISWAYPLSKESGREGQLDSTTFFVAYAFPRISVYDDYNGWDQIPHTDRAEFYNDFNDYQLTVKAPKNYVVWATGDLQNPDEVLQPDYAARLKKSYNSEDIIAIANAEEMSKGLVTQQNEWNSWKFIANHITDMTFSLSNHYLWDAGSVIVDPKTNRRASVQSAYDAKAKDFAQATAWSKQALHWFSNNWPGIPYPFSKMTAVQGFADMEYPMMVNDSSTPDMEFSQFVLNHEIAHTYFPFYMGTNETRYAHMDEGWATTLEYLIGIEQLGKKKADNNYKTFRVNRWIFDPSTEQDQPIISLSTQVSGVGYGNNAYVKPSLAYLALKDMLGDVAFKKYLHAYMDRWNGKHPIPWDFFYTLNNVSGQSLNWYWNNWFFSNNYIDLSITKVTNKGLAYQLALRNTGGFAVPFDVILTYKDGSTELFHQTPALWKTNQKAAIVSLNAKKAVSKIDINGGLFVDANAGDNTWKSK; the protein is encoded by the coding sequence ATGAAAAAGAATATCCTCAGACTGCTGACCATTGGTCTTCCGGTTACCCTTGCACTAATCATCACGACCAACACCGCTTTACATGCTCAGGAACTGTATATGCCAAGAAACATTAAAGCAGCTTACGATAAAGGAAGCCGTTCTAAGGATGGCAAACCAGGAAAACAATACTGGCAAAACAAGGGAAAATATGACCTGCATATCCAGGTAAATCCCGACACTAAGCTTGTGGAAGGAACAGAGACGATAAAATACACCAATAATAGTCCGGATACCCTGCGGCAGGTCGCCATCCGGTTTGTCAACAACCTCCATAAACCTGAGGCACCAAGATCGGGTTATGTCAGCAAAGATTTCCTGACCTCCGGACTGGACATCAAATCATTTGAAGTAGATGGTCAACGCTATTCGCTAAACACCAAAGATTGGGGTACTGTAGAAGATGTGCCATTGAAAACGGCACTTAATCCCGGACAAACGGCAGTTTTTAACATCAGCTGGGCTTACCCCCTATCCAAAGAAAGCGGAAGAGAGGGGCAACTGGACAGCACAACCTTCTTCGTTGCCTATGCTTTCCCAAGAATCTCTGTATATGACGATTACAATGGCTGGGATCAAATCCCGCATACCGACCGTGCCGAATTTTACAATGATTTTAACGATTACCAGTTAACCGTTAAGGCTCCGAAAAACTATGTCGTATGGGCTACCGGCGATCTTCAGAATCCAGATGAAGTGCTGCAACCTGATTATGCAGCGCGGTTAAAAAAATCCTACAACAGCGAAGACATCATTGCAATTGCAAACGCAGAAGAGATGTCCAAAGGACTGGTGACCCAACAGAACGAATGGAACAGCTGGAAATTCATAGCCAATCACATTACCGATATGACCTTCTCCCTGAGTAATCATTACCTCTGGGATGCAGGAAGCGTGATTGTGGACCCAAAAACAAACAGAAGGGCAAGCGTTCAATCGGCTTACGATGCCAAAGCAAAAGACTTTGCACAGGCAACCGCCTGGTCTAAACAAGCCTTACACTGGTTTTCGAACAACTGGCCGGGGATTCCCTATCCTTTCTCAAAGATGACCGCCGTTCAGGGCTTTGCCGACATGGAATATCCAATGATGGTAAACGATTCCAGTACACCGGATATGGAATTCTCCCAATTTGTACTGAACCACGAAATCGCACATACCTATTTTCCTTTTTATATGGGGACCAATGAAACCCGTTACGCACATATGGATGAAGGCTGGGCAACGACCTTGGAATACCTCATTGGCATCGAACAACTCGGAAAAAAGAAAGCGGACAACAACTATAAGACGTTCCGGGTGAACAGGTGGATCTTTGACCCTTCGACAGAACAAGATCAACCCATCATTTCTTTGTCTACCCAGGTTTCCGGAGTAGGCTATGGCAATAATGCCTATGTGAAACCCTCTCTGGCTTACCTCGCATTAAAAGACATGCTTGGCGATGTGGCTTTCAAAAAATACCTGCATGCCTACATGGACCGCTGGAATGGGAAACATCCAATTCCATGGGATTTTTTCTATACCCTGAATAATGTTTCCGGACAAAGCCTGAACTGGTACTGGAACAACTGGTTTTTCAGCAACAATTATATCGACCTGAGCATCACCAAAGTAACGAACAAAGGCCTGGCTTATCAGCTTGCGCTCCGCAATACCGGAGGCTTTGCCGTCCCTTTTGATGTGATTCTTACTTATAAAGACGGATCTACCGAGCTTTTCCACCAGACACCTGCCTTATGGAAAACCAATCAGAAAGCAGCAATAGTTTCCCTGAATGCGAAGAAGGCAGTATCGAAAATCGATATAAACGGAGGATTATTTGTAGATGCAAATGCCGGAGATAATACCTGGAAAAGCAAATAA